One region of Paucibacter aquatile genomic DNA includes:
- a CDS encoding response regulator: MIHIVIVDDHAVVRAGLRQYFSEQADFCVVAEASQGREALALLRAAEQTGMAIDVMLLDIAMPDQSGVDALQAIRARAPSLPVLIFSGFPETQYASLLLRQGASGYLSKDCEPEALLQAIRTLSRGRRYISAAVAEQLADGLAAGGVDAAQAHQQLSERELQVFLRLAAGQTVGQLAPALCLSVKTVSTYRSRVMDKMGLSSNSELTHYALRHGLIL; encoded by the coding sequence ATGATCCATATCGTCATCGTGGACGATCATGCCGTTGTGCGGGCGGGTCTGCGCCAGTATTTTTCCGAGCAGGCCGATTTCTGCGTGGTGGCCGAGGCCTCCCAGGGCCGCGAAGCCCTGGCGCTGCTGCGCGCTGCCGAGCAGACCGGCATGGCCATCGACGTGATGCTGCTGGACATCGCCATGCCCGATCAGAGCGGCGTCGATGCCTTGCAGGCCATCCGCGCCCGCGCGCCCAGCTTGCCGGTCCTGATCTTCAGTGGCTTCCCCGAGACCCAGTACGCCAGCCTCTTGCTGCGCCAGGGTGCCAGCGGCTATCTGAGCAAGGACTGCGAACCCGAGGCCCTTCTGCAGGCCATCCGCACGCTCAGCCGCGGCCGGCGCTACATCAGCGCGGCCGTGGCCGAGCAGCTGGCCGATGGCCTGGCGGCCGGTGGCGTGGATGCCGCCCAGGCGCATCAGCAGCTGTCCGAGCGCGAGCTGCAGGTCTTTCTGCGCCTGGCCGCCGGCCAGACCGTGGGCCAGCTGGCCCCGGCCCTGTGCCTCAGCGTCAAGACGGTCAGCACCTACCGCAGCCGGGTGATGGACAAGATGGGCCTGAGCAGCAACAGCGAGCTCACGCATTACGCCTTGCGTCACGGCTTGATCCTGTGA
- a CDS encoding sensor histidine kinase, translating into MKTRAQRRLAQLEALVQQRTAQLAELSLHLQSAREDERQRLAADLHDELGALLTSAKLDTARIQARLRQQPPDAAVALERLDHLSATLNSVIALKRRIIEDLRPSALIHLGLLPALQGLCQDFADSSGLQLCSALQPVTLSPARQLVLYRALQQALSNVAQHAAAQRLEVRLLTLAAAAPEPSWVELSVQDDGRGFSGSAPARSASFGLLAMRLRIEAEQGRLLLHAPAGQGCRLQVRLPAG; encoded by the coding sequence ATGAAGACCCGCGCCCAGCGACGCCTGGCCCAGCTGGAAGCCCTGGTGCAGCAGCGCACCGCCCAACTGGCCGAGCTGAGCCTGCATCTGCAAAGCGCGCGCGAAGACGAACGCCAGCGCCTGGCCGCTGATCTGCACGACGAGCTGGGCGCCCTGCTGACCTCGGCCAAGCTGGACACCGCGCGCATCCAGGCCCGGCTGCGCCAGCAGCCGCCCGATGCCGCCGTGGCGCTGGAGCGGCTCGATCACCTGAGTGCCACCCTGAACAGCGTCATTGCACTGAAGCGCCGCATCATCGAAGACCTGCGGCCCTCGGCCCTGATCCACCTCGGCCTCTTGCCGGCGCTGCAGGGCCTGTGCCAGGACTTTGCCGACAGCAGCGGCCTGCAGCTGTGCAGTGCCTTGCAGCCGGTCACGCTGAGCCCGGCGCGCCAGCTGGTGCTCTACCGCGCACTGCAGCAAGCCCTCAGCAATGTGGCCCAGCATGCAGCCGCGCAGCGCCTGGAGGTGCGGCTGCTGACCCTGGCCGCGGCGGCGCCCGAGCCGTCCTGGGTGGAGCTCAGCGTGCAGGACGATGGCCGCGGCTTCAGCGGCAGCGCGCCCGCGCGCAGCGCCTCCTTTGGCCTGCTGGCCATGCGCTTGCGCATCGAGGCCGAGCAGGGCCGGCTGCTGCTGCATGCGCCGGCCGGTCAGGGCTGCCGCTTGCAGGTGCGCTTGCCGGCGGGCTGA
- a CDS encoding GGDEF domain-containing protein, with product MKPADSQEGQSWLNPPPRALHAHPISPTQDSSHGLVLDPSAGDVSLADWSVLLDAVKQRLRASVSTAHGGDGCASTHQADPPARQLAEPQALRRTVLECVQALDQLHSTLLHELARRLQLELQVFDGQVALAQAQAELGGRTSLGASATPADPAAPAAQRTPAGPDAFSRSRHLALHDPLTDLPNRRFFLERLAHGLVHRRSEQPCIAVFSFCVEGFAAIEAEHGPEFGQALLKVVAARWSRVLRPEDMLARLDGAHFACLRLNQGGDAQALSLASSKLLLALAGPVRLAPLTVPLRLSLGMAQSLAGADEALALLDRAEAARLAARAAHDEAAAS from the coding sequence ATGAAACCCGCTGATTCCCAAGAGGGGCAAAGCTGGCTGAACCCGCCACCGCGGGCCTTGCATGCCCACCCCATCAGCCCGACCCAGGACAGCAGCCATGGCCTGGTGCTGGATCCCAGCGCCGGCGATGTGTCCCTGGCCGACTGGAGCGTCTTGCTCGACGCCGTCAAGCAGCGCCTGCGCGCCAGCGTCAGCACGGCGCATGGCGGCGATGGCTGCGCATCGACCCATCAGGCCGACCCGCCAGCCCGGCAACTGGCCGAGCCACAAGCCTTGCGGCGCACCGTGCTGGAATGCGTGCAGGCCCTGGATCAGCTGCACAGCACCTTGCTGCACGAGCTGGCGCGGCGGCTGCAACTGGAGCTGCAGGTCTTTGATGGCCAGGTGGCGCTGGCCCAGGCGCAGGCAGAGCTGGGCGGGCGCACCTCGCTGGGCGCCAGCGCGACGCCGGCGGACCCTGCGGCCCCTGCGGCCCAGCGCACGCCGGCCGGCCCCGATGCCTTCAGCCGCAGCCGCCACCTGGCCTTGCACGACCCCTTGACCGATCTGCCCAACCGCCGTTTCTTCCTGGAGCGCCTGGCCCATGGCCTGGTGCACCGGCGCAGCGAGCAGCCCTGCATCGCGGTCTTCAGTTTCTGCGTGGAGGGCTTTGCCGCCATCGAGGCCGAACACGGCCCCGAGTTCGGCCAGGCCTTGCTCAAGGTGGTGGCGGCGCGCTGGAGCCGGGTGCTGCGGCCCGAGGACATGCTGGCCCGGCTCGACGGAGCCCATTTCGCCTGCCTGCGCCTGAACCAGGGTGGCGACGCCCAGGCCTTGAGCTTGGCCTCGAGCAAGCTCTTGCTGGCCCTGGCCGGGCCGGTGCGGCTGGCGCCTTTGACCGTGCCGCTGCGCTTGAGCCTGGGCATGGCGCAAAGCCTGGCCGGCGCGGATGAGGCCCTGGCCTTGCTTGATCGGGCGGAGGCGGCGCGACTGGCCGCGCGGGCGGCGCACGACGAGGCGGCGGCTTCATGA
- a CDS encoding DUF3309 family protein, whose translation MSLSTILLIVLILMLIGAAPTWPHSRGWGYLPSGGLGLILLVVLVLMLLGRI comes from the coding sequence ATGAGTTTGTCCACCATTTTGTTGATCGTCCTGATCCTGATGCTGATCGGCGCTGCGCCGACTTGGCCGCACAGCCGGGGCTGGGGCTATCTGCCCAGCGGCGGGCTGGGCTTGATCCTGCTCGTTGTGCTGGTCCTGATGCTGCTGGGTCGCATCTGA
- a CDS encoding xanthine dehydrogenase family protein molybdopterin-binding subunit yields the protein MSRAALVNPCRRRFLGQSGAGLVLALSGSTVALAQSAKPAAAQAFKPSAFISISPEGVVTLISKQPEIGQGIKTSLPMVIAEELSVNWRDVKIVQGDLDPIYGSQGAGGSTSTPTNYQDFLRLGATARTLLVQAAAQRWGVPVADCQARDSFVHHRPTGRKLGYGELASLAATLPLPDAASVQLKDPKDYQLLGQRIGGVDNASLVRGAPLFGIDVKLPGMLYAVYEKCPAFGGKVISANLAAVKALPGVRDAFVIEGTSNLNGLMPGVAIVAETTWAAFSARKQLRVQWDEGAVATQSWDGFAAQAAALRGKPGASSLRRDGDVEQALRASGAKVVEASYSYPFISHASMEPQNCTAWWKPESASLELWAPTQNPASGQNLVANTLNIPREKISLHITRSGGGFGRRLSSDFIVEAAAIAQRVAAPVKLCWSREDDLRHDHFRPGGFHHLRGAVDAQGRVSAWHNHFVTFANRVQREGQSVLQPGSGGSLSGDEFPGRWLPNILLEQTALECGVPMGPWRAPGSCVFAWVFHSFIDELAHAAGRDPLEMRLELLGDRDIVPPSNERGQPYHAGRMRAVLLEVAAKSGWGKKKFPRGQGQGMAFHFSHRGYIAEVAEVTVSKSGQLKVDRVVVVSDIGRQIVNLSGAENQVEGSVLDGLGTLMHAQLDLQRGRIVQGNLGEYPLLRMHESPTRVDVHFLRSDHPVTGLGEPALPPLAPAVCNAIFAATGHRVRQLPLSLSDLSWS from the coding sequence ATGAGCCGCGCCGCCCTGGTGAACCCCTGCCGCCGCCGTTTCCTCGGCCAGAGCGGCGCCGGTCTGGTGCTGGCGCTCAGCGGCTCGACCGTGGCCCTGGCGCAAAGTGCCAAGCCCGCAGCGGCCCAGGCGTTCAAGCCCAGCGCCTTCATCAGCATCTCGCCCGAGGGCGTGGTGACGCTGATCTCCAAGCAGCCCGAGATCGGCCAGGGCATCAAGACTTCGCTGCCCATGGTGATTGCCGAAGAGCTGTCGGTGAATTGGCGCGATGTGAAGATCGTGCAGGGCGATCTGGACCCCATCTACGGCAGCCAGGGCGCGGGCGGCTCCACCTCCACGCCCACCAACTACCAGGACTTCCTGCGCCTGGGCGCCACCGCCCGCACGCTCCTGGTTCAAGCGGCGGCGCAGCGCTGGGGCGTGCCGGTGGCGGATTGCCAGGCGCGCGACTCCTTCGTCCACCACCGGCCCACGGGCCGCAAGCTGGGCTATGGCGAGCTGGCCAGCCTGGCCGCCACGCTGCCCCTGCCCGATGCCGCCAGCGTGCAGCTCAAGGACCCCAAGGACTACCAGCTGCTGGGCCAGCGCATCGGCGGCGTGGACAACGCCAGCCTGGTGCGCGGCGCGCCGCTGTTTGGCATCGACGTCAAGCTGCCCGGCATGCTGTACGCGGTGTACGAGAAGTGCCCGGCCTTCGGCGGCAAGGTGATCAGCGCCAATCTGGCGGCGGTCAAGGCGCTGCCCGGCGTGCGCGATGCCTTTGTGATCGAGGGCACCAGCAATCTCAACGGCCTGATGCCCGGCGTGGCCATCGTGGCCGAGACGACCTGGGCGGCCTTCAGCGCCCGCAAGCAGCTGCGTGTGCAGTGGGACGAGGGCGCCGTGGCCACGCAGAGCTGGGACGGCTTTGCCGCCCAGGCCGCGGCCCTGCGCGGCAAGCCCGGCGCCAGCAGCCTGCGCCGTGACGGCGATGTCGAGCAGGCCTTGCGGGCCAGCGGCGCCAAGGTGGTGGAGGCCAGCTACAGCTATCCCTTCATCTCGCACGCCAGCATGGAGCCGCAGAATTGCACCGCATGGTGGAAGCCAGAGAGTGCCAGCCTGGAACTCTGGGCCCCGACCCAGAACCCGGCCTCGGGTCAGAACCTGGTGGCCAACACCCTGAATATCCCTAGGGAAAAAATCAGCCTGCACATCACGCGCAGCGGCGGCGGCTTCGGGCGGCGCCTGAGTTCGGACTTCATCGTCGAGGCGGCCGCCATCGCCCAGCGCGTGGCCGCGCCGGTCAAGCTCTGCTGGAGCCGCGAAGATGATCTGCGCCACGACCATTTCCGCCCGGGTGGCTTCCACCATCTGCGTGGCGCCGTCGATGCGCAAGGCCGGGTCAGTGCCTGGCACAACCATTTCGTCACCTTCGCCAACCGGGTGCAGCGCGAGGGCCAGTCAGTGCTGCAGCCGGGCAGCGGCGGCAGCCTGTCGGGCGACGAGTTCCCCGGCCGCTGGCTGCCCAACATCCTCCTCGAGCAGACCGCGCTGGAATGCGGCGTGCCCATGGGCCCCTGGCGGGCGCCGGGCAGCTGCGTGTTCGCCTGGGTGTTCCACAGCTTTATCGATGAGCTGGCCCATGCGGCTGGGCGCGACCCGCTGGAGATGCGTCTGGAGCTGCTCGGCGATCGCGACATCGTGCCGCCCAGCAATGAGCGCGGCCAGCCTTATCACGCCGGCCGCATGCGCGCCGTGCTGCTGGAGGTGGCGGCCAAGTCCGGTTGGGGGAAGAAAAAGTTCCCGCGCGGCCAGGGCCAGGGCATGGCCTTCCACTTCAGCCACCGCGGTTACATCGCCGAGGTGGCCGAGGTGACGGTCAGCAAGAGCGGCCAGCTCAAGGTCGACCGCGTGGTGGTGGTGTCCGATATCGGCCGCCAAATCGTCAATCTCAGCGGTGCCGAGAACCAGGTAGAGGGCTCGGTGCTGGACGGCCTGGGCACGCTGATGCATGCCCAGCTCGACCTGCAGCGGGGCCGCATCGTGCAGGGCAATCTGGGCGAGTACCCGCTCTTGCGCATGCATGAATCGCCGACCCGGGTCGATGTGCATTTCCTGCGCAGCGACCATCCGGTCACCGGCCTGGGTGAGCCGGCCCTGCCGCCGCTGGCGCCGGCCGTGTGCAATGCCATCTTTGCAGCAACCGGCCACCGTGTGCGTCAGCTGCCGCTGAGCTTGAGCGATCTGAGCTGGTCCTGA
- a CDS encoding (2Fe-2S)-binding protein — protein MSQFRLHINGEVRQVDVAPDTPLLWVLRDSLDLAGTKYGCGVGACGACTVHLNGVPTRSCMTPVATVGLKKVLTIEGLDAQARHPLQQAWVELDVPQCGYCQAGQIMTAAALLKENPKPSDADIDGAMSGNLCRCATYLRIRAGIHRAAEIAAVPVKSPVSRKTKPQAKEGV, from the coding sequence ATGAGCCAGTTCCGTCTTCATATCAACGGTGAAGTCCGCCAGGTCGATGTGGCGCCCGACACGCCCCTGCTCTGGGTGCTGCGCGACAGCCTGGACCTGGCCGGCACCAAATACGGCTGCGGCGTCGGTGCCTGTGGTGCCTGCACCGTGCACCTCAACGGCGTGCCCACTCGCTCCTGCATGACGCCGGTGGCCACCGTCGGTTTGAAGAAGGTGTTGACCATCGAAGGCCTGGATGCCCAGGCCCGCCATCCCCTGCAACAGGCCTGGGTGGAGCTGGACGTGCCGCAATGCGGCTACTGCCAGGCCGGCCAGATCATGACGGCCGCGGCCCTGCTGAAAGAGAACCCCAAACCCAGCGACGCCGACATCGACGGCGCCATGTCCGGCAACCTCTGCCGCTGTGCCACCTACCTGCGCATTCGCGCGGGCATCCACCGTGCCGCCGAGATTGCGGCTGTGCCCGTCAAATCTCCGGTGTCCCGCAAGACCAAGCCGCAAGCGAAGGAGGGCGTATGA
- a CDS encoding RcnB family protein: MTLNLTPLRPLPRPPPFRRIARAACLGLLALSAALGPAQAQPGGERGRGEAQGRDRQERQQREERRRLDDRQERRQGRHARDEPGDRGQSHGRGEARGAGPDHAYYRGSRLPREYRGPRYVVEDWRGHRLSAPPRGYHWVQSGGDYLLVAVATGVILQLLLQQQ; encoded by the coding sequence ATGACGCTGAATCTCACACCCCTGCGCCCACTCCCGCGCCCACCCCCGTTCCGCCGCATCGCTCGGGCAGCTTGCCTGGGCCTGCTGGCCCTCAGTGCCGCCCTGGGGCCGGCCCAGGCTCAGCCCGGGGGCGAACGTGGCCGCGGCGAAGCGCAAGGCCGGGACCGGCAGGAGCGCCAGCAGCGTGAGGAGCGCCGACGGCTTGACGATCGCCAGGAACGCCGCCAAGGGCGACATGCTCGCGATGAGCCGGGAGACCGGGGGCAGTCTCACGGCCGTGGCGAGGCCCGCGGCGCCGGCCCCGACCATGCCTACTACCGCGGCAGCCGTCTGCCGCGCGAGTACCGTGGCCCTCGCTATGTGGTGGAGGACTGGCGCGGCCACCGGCTCAGCGCGCCGCCGCGCGGCTACCACTGGGTGCAGTCGGGCGGTGACTACCTGCTGGTGGCCGTTGCCACCGGGGTGATCCTGCAGCTGTTGCTCCAGCAGCAATAG
- a CDS encoding Dps family protein yields the protein MYPTPTPVHNTQGALAHRGAALQTPTDLHPNATRDLSASLNGVLADVFALYLKTKNFHWHMSGPHFRDYHLMLDEQSLELLAMTDPLAERIRKLGGSTLRSIGHITRSQRLLDNDAPFVEPADMLAELCEDNKTLSQWLRQGHELCVEHRDLATASLIETWIDAGERRTWFLFESGRHGDSSGH from the coding sequence ATGTACCCCACTCCCACCCCTGTCCACAACACCCAGGGTGCCCTGGCGCACCGCGGCGCCGCGCTGCAAACCCCGACCGATCTGCACCCCAACGCCACCCGTGACCTGTCGGCCAGCCTCAACGGCGTGCTGGCCGATGTGTTTGCGCTCTACCTCAAAACCAAGAACTTTCATTGGCATATGAGTGGCCCGCATTTCCGCGACTACCACCTGATGCTGGACGAGCAATCGCTGGAGCTCTTGGCCATGACCGACCCGCTGGCCGAGCGCATTCGCAAGCTCGGCGGCTCCACCTTGCGCTCCATCGGCCACATCACCCGCAGCCAGCGACTGCTGGACAACGACGCGCCCTTTGTCGAGCCGGCCGACATGCTGGCCGAACTTTGCGAGGACAACAAGACGCTGAGCCAATGGCTGCGACAGGGCCATGAACTGTGCGTCGAGCATCGCGACCTGGCCACGGCCAGCCTGATCGAAACCTGGATCGACGCCGGCGAGCGCCGCACCTGGTTTCTGTTCGAGTCGGGTCGGCATGGCGACAGCAGCGGCCATTGA
- a CDS encoding Crp/Fnr family transcriptional regulator — protein MQNRLIAALPAARRASLLALCEPVHLQLSQRLCEAGEETRYVFFPLDAFISLLARIDEHPSLEMGMVGREGMLGLQLILGVSRAPLGAMVQGEGRAWRLGASAFRAELLRSLPLRLLLQRYLYVRLAQLASAAGCLRFHQIGPRLARWLLMSQDRAGHAQLAVTQEFLAFMLGVRRVGVTQAAGAMQRSGLIRYHRGLLTVLDRAGLEAAACSCYACDQRHYAAQFPALNVRRRTDSSGARA, from the coding sequence ATGCAGAACCGCCTGATCGCCGCACTGCCCGCAGCGCGAAGAGCCAGCCTTCTGGCTTTGTGCGAGCCCGTGCATTTGCAGCTGTCGCAACGCCTGTGCGAGGCAGGGGAGGAGACCCGTTACGTCTTCTTTCCGCTGGATGCCTTCATCTCCTTGCTGGCCCGCATCGATGAGCACCCAAGCCTGGAAATGGGCATGGTGGGCCGTGAGGGCATGCTGGGCCTGCAGCTGATCCTCGGCGTCAGCCGGGCCCCGCTGGGCGCCATGGTGCAAGGTGAGGGCCGGGCCTGGCGCTTGGGCGCGTCGGCCTTTCGGGCCGAGCTCTTGCGCAGCCTGCCGCTGCGCCTGCTGCTGCAACGCTACCTCTACGTACGCCTGGCCCAGCTGGCCAGCGCCGCCGGCTGCCTGCGCTTCCACCAGATCGGCCCGCGCCTGGCGCGCTGGTTGCTGATGAGCCAGGATCGCGCCGGCCATGCCCAGCTGGCGGTGACGCAGGAGTTCCTGGCCTTCATGCTGGGCGTGCGGCGCGTGGGTGTGACCCAAGCGGCCGGCGCCATGCAGCGCAGCGGCCTGATCCGCTACCACCGTGGCCTGCTCACGGTGCTGGACCGGGCCGGTCTTGAAGCCGCTGCGTGCAGCTGTTATGCCTGCGACCAGCGCCACTATGCCGCCCAGTTTCCGGCGCTCAACGTGCGTCGGCGCACAGATTCAAGCGGCGCTCGCGCCTAA
- a CDS encoding Crp/Fnr family transcriptional regulator, whose product MPHTMDPKKNHLLAALPEAEWLRCRGFLEPVDLPLGQVLYESGRPMSHVYFPCNAIVSLLFVMENGASAEIAVVGNEGIVGISLFMGGGSTPSRAVVQSAGLGYRMRAGALTEEFNRSGPLMHLLLRYTQALITQMAQTAACNRHHSLDQQLCRWLLLSLDRLQGDELVMTQELIANMLGVRREGVTEAALKLQKLGLIRYARGHISVLDRAGLEQRSCECYGVVKKEYDRLLPERRAT is encoded by the coding sequence ATGCCACACACGATGGACCCGAAGAAGAACCACCTGCTGGCCGCTTTGCCCGAGGCCGAATGGCTGCGCTGCCGAGGATTTCTGGAACCGGTGGACCTGCCCCTGGGCCAGGTGCTGTACGAATCGGGCCGGCCCATGAGCCATGTCTATTTCCCCTGCAATGCCATCGTCTCCCTGCTGTTCGTGATGGAGAACGGCGCCTCGGCCGAGATCGCTGTGGTGGGCAATGAAGGCATCGTCGGCATCTCGCTCTTCATGGGCGGCGGCTCTACGCCCAGCCGCGCGGTGGTGCAGAGCGCAGGCCTGGGCTACCGCATGCGCGCCGGCGCGCTGACCGAGGAGTTCAACCGAAGCGGTCCGCTGATGCATCTGCTGCTGCGCTACACCCAGGCCTTGATCACTCAGATGGCCCAGACGGCCGCCTGCAACCGACATCACAGCCTGGATCAGCAGCTCTGCCGCTGGCTGCTCTTGAGTCTGGACCGCTTGCAGGGTGATGAGCTGGTCATGACCCAGGAGCTGATCGCCAACATGCTGGGTGTGCGCCGCGAGGGCGTCACCGAGGCTGCGCTCAAGCTGCAGAAGCTGGGCCTGATCCGCTATGCGCGCGGTCACATCTCGGTGCTGGACCGTGCCGGTCTGGAGCAGCGCAGCTGCGAGTGTTACGGCGTGGTCAAGAAGGAATACGACCGCCTGTTGCCCGAGCGCCGCGCGACCTGA
- a CDS encoding sterol desaturase family protein, with amino-acid sequence MPLITLRQSRRACLADLAFYALAIAGLAAALWLNAAAPSWQPQSAARVLGLFMLGLLLWSLLEYLTHRFVLHGLQPFQRWHALHHALPQAHVGLPTWLSASLFATLVFAPLWLLLGAWLSGLLLLGVLSGYLMYSAIHHAVHQGLAAERAPGDWLARRARWHALHHQGGASRCYGVSSSFWDRALGSHLRARGSAPAGSAPPKPAAPEARHSAAVRQRTDP; translated from the coding sequence ATGCCCCTGATCACCTTGCGCCAAAGCCGGCGCGCCTGCCTGGCCGATCTGGCCTTCTACGCCCTGGCCATCGCCGGCCTGGCGGCCGCCCTGTGGCTGAACGCCGCAGCGCCAAGCTGGCAGCCGCAATCTGCAGCGCGGGTGCTGGGCCTGTTCATGCTGGGCCTGCTGCTGTGGTCGCTGCTGGAGTACCTGACCCACCGCTTTGTGCTGCATGGCCTGCAGCCCTTCCAGCGCTGGCACGCCCTGCACCATGCCTTGCCACAAGCCCATGTGGGCCTGCCCACCTGGCTCAGCGCCAGCCTGTTTGCCACGCTGGTGTTTGCGCCGCTGTGGCTGCTGCTGGGCGCCTGGCTCAGCGGTCTGCTGCTGCTGGGGGTCTTGAGCGGCTACCTGATGTACTCGGCCATCCACCATGCCGTGCATCAAGGGCTGGCGGCCGAGCGAGCACCGGGCGATTGGCTGGCCCGGCGTGCACGCTGGCATGCCCTGCATCACCAGGGCGGCGCTTCACGCTGCTACGGCGTCAGCAGCAGCTTCTGGGACCGGGCCTTGGGCAGCCATCTGCGCGCGCGCGGCTCGGCGCCCGCTGGATCGGCCCCGCCCAAGCCTGCCGCGCCGGAGGCACGCCACAGCGCTGCGGTACGCCAGCGTACAGACCCCTGA
- a CDS encoding OmpA family protein, producing the protein MIGLLPLLALPAWAQSDEPYMYGGFGAGQARAKLDAERALGVVLPAGVTATSISRDERDTAYKLFLGYQMNRYWAVEAGYFQLGRFNIDASTTPAGTVNGRFDLKGINLDLVGKLPMSDQWSLLGRIGTQFNRTRTHFDGSGAAALNSYDPSRRDTNMKLGAGLEWNPGGMAVRAEAERYRVRNALGYHIPVNLVSLSLVFPFGRSPTPAPRMSSVAPSYSPPAAVMAAAPPPPEPVATPMLLPPTAAGIPIPPRRLSFSAESLFGFDEAQIRPEGARALDALAAELKGSSFQLVTVEGHTDRLGSSDYNQTLSQQRADAVKAYLINPGGIEASKISALGKSESMPVTRAGDCKGEHKSAALLRCLQPDRRVEVEVQAEVNSSGVSNSSGNNNNSSPR; encoded by the coding sequence GTGATCGGCCTCCTGCCCTTGCTGGCCCTGCCCGCCTGGGCACAGTCCGATGAGCCGTATATGTACGGCGGCTTCGGTGCCGGCCAGGCGCGGGCCAAGCTCGATGCCGAACGCGCCCTCGGCGTGGTGCTGCCCGCTGGCGTCACCGCCACCAGCATCTCGCGCGACGAGCGTGACACGGCTTACAAGCTCTTTCTCGGCTACCAGATGAACCGCTACTGGGCGGTCGAGGCCGGCTACTTCCAGCTCGGCCGATTCAATATCGATGCCAGCACCACACCGGCCGGCACGGTCAACGGCCGCTTCGACCTGAAAGGCATCAACCTCGATCTGGTCGGCAAGCTGCCGATGAGCGATCAATGGTCGCTGCTGGGCCGCATCGGCACGCAGTTCAACCGCACCCGCACCCATTTCGACGGCAGCGGTGCCGCCGCACTGAACAGCTATGACCCCAGCCGCCGCGACACCAATATGAAGCTCGGCGCCGGTCTGGAATGGAACCCGGGCGGCATGGCCGTGCGCGCCGAAGCGGAGCGTTATCGGGTGCGCAATGCCTTGGGCTATCACATCCCCGTCAACCTGGTGTCGCTGAGCCTGGTCTTCCCCTTCGGCCGCTCGCCCACACCGGCTCCGCGCATGAGCAGCGTGGCGCCCAGCTACAGCCCGCCCGCCGCGGTGATGGCCGCCGCGCCGCCGCCGCCCGAGCCGGTGGCCACACCGATGCTGCTGCCGCCAACTGCGGCCGGCATCCCCATCCCACCGCGGCGCCTCAGCTTCTCGGCCGAATCGCTGTTCGGCTTTGACGAGGCCCAGATTCGCCCCGAGGGCGCGCGGGCGCTCGATGCCCTGGCGGCCGAGCTCAAGGGCAGCAGCTTCCAGCTCGTCACGGTCGAGGGCCACACCGACCGCCTCGGCAGCAGCGACTACAACCAGACCCTGTCGCAGCAGCGCGCCGATGCGGTCAAGGCCTATCTGATCAACCCTGGCGGCATCGAGGCCAGCAAGATCAGCGCCCTGGGCAAGAGCGAATCGATGCCGGTGACGCGAGCAGGCGACTGCAAGGGCGAGCACAAGTCTGCGGCCCTGCTGCGCTGCCTGCAACCCGACCGCCGGGTCGAGGTGGAGGTGCAGGCCGAGGTCAACAGCAGCGGCGTGAGCAATAGCAGCGGCAACAACAACAACAGCAGCCCGCGCTGA